A section of the Anabaena cylindrica PCC 7122 genome encodes:
- the proC gene encoding pyrroline-5-carboxylate reductase, translated as MTIKFGLIGGGVMGEALLSRLIALGIYQGAEILVSEPQVSRQSFLQQQYDVAVTTDNCLVLAEAQEAVMLAIKPQIFSAIAQELADILPIEHYPLIISILAGVPLKQLEAAFPQMPVIRAMPNTPATVGAGITAICLGAYTHPTHQQTAQQIFSAVGEVVEVPETLMDAVTGLSGSGPAYVALMIEALSDGGVAAGLPRVVAKQLALHTVLGTAKLLEETKLHPAELKDRVTSPGGTTIAGVSQLEKAGFRSALIEAVKAATVRSQELGKG; from the coding sequence ATGACTATTAAATTTGGCTTAATTGGTGGCGGGGTGATGGGAGAAGCTTTGTTATCCCGCCTTATTGCATTGGGGATTTATCAAGGTGCAGAAATCCTAGTTAGTGAACCCCAAGTTTCTCGGCAGAGTTTTTTACAGCAGCAATATGATGTAGCTGTAACGACGGATAATTGCTTGGTGTTGGCTGAGGCTCAAGAAGCGGTAATGTTGGCAATCAAGCCCCAAATATTTAGTGCGATCGCTCAAGAATTAGCAGATATATTACCTATAGAACATTATCCCCTCATCATTTCTATCTTGGCAGGTGTGCCTTTAAAGCAGCTAGAAGCCGCCTTTCCGCAAATGCCAGTTATTCGTGCTATGCCCAATACTCCCGCTACAGTGGGCGCAGGCATAACGGCAATTTGTCTAGGTGCTTATACTCACCCCACCCACCAGCAAACAGCACAACAGATTTTTTCAGCAGTAGGGGAAGTTGTAGAAGTTCCAGAAACCCTCATGGATGCGGTGACAGGCTTATCTGGTAGTGGCCCGGCTTATGTGGCGTTGATGATAGAAGCGTTATCAGATGGGGGAGTTGCAGCGGGTTTACCGAGGGTAGTAGCTAAACAACTGGCTTTACACACCGTATTAGGAACAGCCAAACTTTTAGAAGAAACTAAATTACACCCCGCAGAACTCAAAGACAGAGTTACCAGTCCTGGTGGGACGACAATAGCCGGAGTTAGTCAATTAGAAAAGGCTGGATTTCGTTCCGCTTTAATTGAAGCTGTCAAAGCTGCAACAGTTCGTTCTCAGGAATTGGGAAAAGGGTGA
- a CDS encoding DUF433 domain-containing protein, with protein MQNLTRITRNPEVMGGKPCIRGMRVTVGTIVGLMASGHSANDILKAYPYLEEADIYEALAYAAWRAEEIEVLLIRA; from the coding sequence ATGCAAAATCTTACTAGAATTACCCGCAACCCAGAAGTAATGGGAGGAAAACCCTGTATCCGGGGAATGCGTGTCACCGTTGGTACTATCGTTGGCTTAATGGCATCCGGACACAGTGCAAATGATATCCTCAAGGCTTACCCCTACCTTGAAGAAGCAGATATTTACGAGGCACTTGCCTATGCTGCATGGCGGGCTGAAGAAATTGAAGTTCTGCTGATAAGAGCATGA
- a CDS encoding DUF2281 domain-containing protein — translation MDTLTKNREQIIESIKTLPEDSLAELINFVDYLRYKATEKESQKTSRNFLLSVAALGNSVEKSDNGKD, via the coding sequence ATGGATACTTTAACCAAAAACCGAGAGCAAATTATTGAGTCAATTAAGACATTGCCAGAGGATTCCCTCGCTGAACTCATCAATTTTGTTGATTATCTACGCTATAAAGCAACTGAAAAAGAATCCCAAAAAACCAGTAGAAATTTTTTGCTTTCAGTTGCAGCCTTGGGAAATTCAGTGGAAAAAAGCGATAATGGGAAAGATTAA
- a CDS encoding DUF29 domain-containing protein, giving the protein MFTQTDYALWIEQTVNLLKEKNYHNVDWENLIEEIESLGRSQKRELRNRLITMLEHCLKLCYSDYFQDYRGWTETIRRSQRELKGLLQDSPSLKQYWHEIFPECYVEALVTLRENPDYQSFPFPDDCPFSQEIDQILQETSWREY; this is encoded by the coding sequence ATGTTTACCCAAACAGATTATGCTCTTTGGATTGAACAGACAGTTAATCTATTGAAAGAAAAAAATTATCATAATGTTGACTGGGAAAACTTGATTGAGGAGATTGAAAGTTTGGGCAGGAGTCAAAAGCGAGAATTGCGAAACAGGCTCATCACGATGCTAGAGCATTGTCTCAAACTTTGCTATTCAGACTACTTTCAAGATTATCGTGGTTGGACTGAAACAATTAGGCGCAGTCAGCGGGAATTAAAGGGATTGTTACAAGACTCTCCGAGCTTAAAACAATATTGGCATGAAATCTTTCCAGAATGTTATGTTGAGGCACTAGTAACTCTTAGAGAAAACCCCGATTATCAATCTTTTCCTTTTCCTGATGATTGTCCTTTTTCTCAAGAAATAGATCAAATTCTGCAAGAAACGTCTTGGCGGGAATATTGA